One window of the Terriglobales bacterium genome contains the following:
- a CDS encoding 50S ribosomal protein L25 has product MATATESMHVKAQPREERGKNESRRLRTKGSIPAVLYGANQPVRSLAIDPKQIGRILHSDTGHNTIFDLELDDEKTKAMIVDWQYEPIKGSLLHIDLKRIAMDKVLRVSVPIVLKGEAAGVKQQSGILEQVLREVEVECLPSDIPGHLDVDVSGLVFGQVLRVA; this is encoded by the coding sequence ATGGCAACTGCAACCGAAAGCATGCATGTGAAAGCTCAGCCGCGCGAGGAGCGAGGAAAAAACGAGAGCCGCCGCCTTCGCACCAAGGGTTCGATTCCGGCAGTGCTCTACGGGGCCAATCAGCCGGTGCGTTCACTGGCTATCGACCCAAAACAAATCGGCCGCATTCTGCACTCCGATACCGGACACAACACGATTTTCGATCTGGAGCTGGACGACGAAAAGACCAAGGCCATGATCGTGGACTGGCAATACGAGCCGATCAAGGGCTCACTGTTGCACATCGATCTCAAGCGCATCGCCATGGACAAAGTGCTGCGCGTGAGTGTGCCCATCGTGCTCAAAGGCGAGGCTGCCGGGGTCAAGCAGCAGAGCGGAATTCTGGAGCAGGTCTTGCGCGAAGTGGAAGTCGAATGCCTGCCCAGCGACATTCCCGGTCATCTTGATGTGGATGTCAGCGGGCTAGTGTTCGGGCAGGTCTTGCGCGTGGCCG